A single Candidatus Liberibacter asiaticus DNA region contains:
- the trmA gene encoding tRNA (uridine(54)-C5)-methyltransferase TrmA, whose product MMSGTLLIDQYEQQLAEKVDRLRQMMLAFQVPNLQIFRSEPIHYRMRAEFHIWHDGDDLYHIMFDQQTKERMRIDYFMPGSLLINALMIEMMATIRLEPLLRAKLFQIDYLTSQSDQAIVTLIYHRLLDDAWRECAIRLRDALHARKYQIQLIGRANKTKICLDRDYVDERLTVAGRTLIYRQIENSFTQPNAGINVHMLEWVLAATKGIQGDLLELYCGNGNFSLVLARHFDRVLAVEIAKPSVEAARYNIAANHVNNVKIVRMSSKEFTQAMRREREFNRLKDIDIHSYRFKTIFVDPPRSGLDDATVGMVQAYPHILYISCNPDSLCRDLSILSTTHTIERLALFDQFPYTRHMECGVLLVRKPSGWHQ is encoded by the coding sequence ATGATGTCAGGGACGTTACTCATCGACCAGTATGAACAGCAGTTAGCAGAAAAAGTAGACCGTCTACGGCAGATGATGCTGGCATTTCAGGTGCCTAATCTGCAGATTTTCCGTTCAGAACCCATACATTATCGCATGCGTGCCGAATTTCACATCTGGCATGATGGAGATGATCTCTATCACATCATGTTCGATCAGCAGACCAAAGAACGGATGCGCATCGATTATTTTATGCCTGGTAGTCTACTCATCAATGCACTCATGATCGAAATGATGGCGACCATACGCCTAGAACCGCTATTGCGTGCTAAGTTATTTCAAATAGATTATCTTACGTCGCAAAGCGATCAGGCAATCGTTACGCTCATATATCACCGCCTATTGGATGATGCTTGGCGCGAGTGTGCTATACGCCTGCGTGACGCATTACACGCCCGTAAATATCAAATTCAGCTTATCGGGCGTGCTAATAAGACTAAAATCTGTTTAGATCGGGATTATGTCGACGAGCGTTTGACTGTCGCTGGTCGCACGCTTATTTATCGTCAAATCGAGAACAGCTTTACTCAGCCCAATGCTGGAATCAATGTACACATGCTGGAATGGGTGCTTGCAGCTACCAAAGGTATACAAGGGGATTTGCTGGAGCTTTACTGTGGCAACGGCAATTTTTCGCTGGTGCTGGCGCGTCATTTCGACCGAGTGCTTGCAGTCGAAATTGCCAAGCCGTCGGTGGAAGCTGCGCGCTATAACATCGCTGCGAATCATGTCAATAACGTGAAGATAGTTCGAATGTCTTCTAAGGAATTTACCCAGGCGATGCGGCGAGAACGTGAGTTTAACCGCCTCAAGGATATTGATATACACAGCTACCGTTTTAAAACGATTTTTGTAGATCCGCCACGCAGTGGTCTAGACGATGCGACGGTCGGCATGGTGCAGGCATATCCACATATCCTGTATATTTCCTGTAATCCCGATTCTTTGTGTCGCGATCTATCTATACTGTCGACTACCCACACTATCGAACGGTTAGCATTGTTTGATCAGTTTCCCTATACACGCCATATGGAATGTGGCGTATTGCTAGTACGTAAGCCATCGGGATGGCATCAATAA
- a CDS encoding SufE family protein, whose product MIPINDIIEDMEMIEDLHDRYHYLIELGKKLPLFPKEYMTDQNIVAGCMSKLWMVIEWENKGDQDPIMIFYAVSDSQIVCGLLYIVKSIYAHKKISEILKMDSLTILQHLGLTENLSQKRMNGLYTIVNKIQDLTQEYLNVHIKER is encoded by the coding sequence ATGATCCCTATTAATGACATCATAGAAGATATGGAGATGATAGAAGATCTCCACGATCGCTATCACTATTTGATCGAGTTAGGAAAAAAACTCCCTCTCTTCCCGAAAGAATACATGACAGACCAAAATATTGTCGCAGGATGTATGAGCAAATTATGGATGGTGATAGAGTGGGAAAACAAAGGAGATCAGGACCCCATCATGATCTTCTATGCTGTTTCTGATTCTCAGATCGTATGCGGACTATTATATATCGTCAAAAGTATTTATGCCCATAAGAAGATTTCTGAAATACTAAAAATGGATTCTCTAACGATACTGCAACACCTAGGATTGACGGAAAATCTTTCTCAAAAACGTATGAACGGACTGTATACCATAGTCAATAAAATCCAAGATTTAACACAAGAGTATTTAAACGTTCACATTAAAGAACGGTAA
- a CDS encoding NAD+ synthase, whose translation MLKKLKIAIAQLNPVVGDIAGNIAKARRAREEANRQGMDLILFTELFISGYPPEDLVFKKSFIQACSSAIDTLKSDTHDGGAGIVVGFPRQDQEGVLNSVVILDAGNIIAVRDKINLPNYSEFHEKRTFISGYSNDPIVFRDIRLGILICEDIWKNSNICKHLKKQGAEFLFSLNASPYYHNKLKKRHEIVTGQISHVHLPIIYVNQVGGQDELIFDGASFCFDGQQQLAFQMKHFSEQNFMTEWHYDQQLSQWNYMSDDSASTMYIPLQEEEADYNACVLSLRDYVQKNNFHKVIIGLSGGIDSALCAAIAVDALGKENVQTIMLPYKYTSPQSLEDAAACAKALGCKYDVLPIHDLVNHFFSLMSQFLQEEPSGIVAENIQSRIRGNILMALSNHSKAMLLTTSNKSEISVGYGTLYGDMSGGFNPLKDLYKTQVFQLASWRNSHGITSGLGPLTEVIPPSILEKSPSAELRPHQTDQESLPPYPILDDIIKRIVENEESFINNDQEYNDETVRYVEHLLYGSEYKRRQAPVGTKITAKSFGRDRLYPISNKFRDHISEE comes from the coding sequence TTGCTTAAAAAATTGAAAATAGCCATAGCGCAATTAAATCCAGTCGTAGGAGATATTGCAGGCAATATTGCCAAAGCACGCCGAGCACGTGAAGAAGCAAATCGTCAAGGAATGGATCTTATTTTATTTACGGAACTTTTTATATCAGGATATCCACCAGAAGATTTAGTTTTCAAGAAATCCTTTATACAAGCATGTTCTTCTGCCATAGATACTCTCAAGAGTGATACACATGATGGTGGAGCTGGAATCGTAGTCGGTTTTCCTCGTCAAGATCAAGAAGGCGTATTGAATTCCGTTGTAATACTTGATGCGGGCAATATTATTGCTGTCCGCGATAAAATTAATTTGCCCAACTATAGTGAATTTCATGAAAAGCGTACATTTATATCGGGATATAGTAATGATCCTATTGTCTTTAGAGATATTCGATTAGGCATTCTTATCTGCGAAGATATCTGGAAGAATTCAAATATTTGCAAGCATTTAAAAAAACAAGGCGCTGAATTTCTTTTCTCACTCAATGCTTCTCCTTATTATCATAATAAATTGAAAAAACGCCATGAAATAGTCACAGGACAAATTTCTCACGTACACCTTCCCATTATTTATGTGAATCAAGTAGGCGGACAAGATGAACTGATATTCGATGGAGCGAGCTTTTGCTTCGATGGTCAGCAACAATTGGCATTTCAAATGAAGCATTTTTCAGAACAAAACTTCATGACGGAATGGCACTATGACCAACAATTGAGTCAATGGAATTATATGAGTGATGACTCCGCATCAACAATGTATATCCCTCTTCAAGAAGAAGAGGCAGACTATAATGCCTGCGTTCTTAGTTTGCGTGATTATGTTCAAAAAAATAATTTTCATAAAGTCATCATTGGACTTTCAGGAGGCATTGATTCAGCGCTATGTGCGGCAATTGCAGTTGATGCCTTGGGCAAAGAAAATGTCCAAACTATCATGCTTCCCTATAAATATACCTCTCCTCAAAGCTTAGAAGATGCAGCTGCTTGTGCCAAAGCATTAGGTTGCAAATATGACGTTTTGCCTATCCATGATCTTGTTAATCATTTTTTTTCTCTCATGTCACAATTTTTACAAGAAGAACCCAGTGGTATCGTAGCCGAAAACATACAAAGTCGTATCAGAGGCAATATTTTAATGGCTCTTTCTAATCATTCAAAAGCAATGTTGCTCACGACGAGTAATAAATCTGAGATCTCAGTTGGATATGGTACATTATACGGCGATATGAGCGGTGGATTTAATCCACTGAAAGATTTATATAAAACACAAGTCTTTCAATTAGCATCTTGGCGTAATTCCCATGGTATCACAAGTGGTTTAGGACCTTTGACAGAAGTCATTCCTCCAAGTATTCTAGAAAAATCTCCCTCTGCGGAATTGCGTCCTCATCAAACAGATCAAGAATCCCTACCTCCCTATCCTATTCTGGATGATATCATTAAACGCATCGTCGAAAATGAAGAATCTTTCATAAATAATGATCAAGAATATAATGATGAGACCGTTCGTTATGTAGAACATCTTTTATATGGATCTGAATACAAACGACGACAGGCTCCTGTAGGCACTAAAATAACTGCTAAAAGTTTTGGTCGCGATCGCCTTTATCCTATTAGCAACAAATTTCGTGATCATATATCTGAAGAATAA